Proteins from a genomic interval of Salvelinus alpinus chromosome 7, SLU_Salpinus.1, whole genome shotgun sequence:
- the LOC139581922 gene encoding uncharacterized protein, with the protein MSGALNHSERVMSGALNHSERVMSGALNPSERAMSGALKPSERVMSGALNHSERVMSGALNPSERAMSGALNPSERAMSGALKPSERVMSRGLNHRERVMSGALNHRERFMSGPGAGCLSPGGRVFKSWGFIPSPSSFPSHIPSSIPSSIPSPSSIPSPSSIPSSSPSPSPSSIPSPSSIPSPSSIPSSSPSPSPSSSPSPSSIPSPSSIPSSSPSPSSIPSSSPSPSPSSSPSPSSIPSPNSIPSSSPNPSPSSIPSSSSSPSPSPSSSPSSIPSSSPSPSPSSSSAPAPALSPAPAPSLALAPAPAPAPAPAPAPAPAPAPAPALSPGPAPAPAPAPAPVPSLAPAPALAPSPDPAPALSPAPAPALAPAPALAPAPAQPQLQSQPQLHLYPHPQLQPQPQPQPSPSPSSSSTSIPSSTSIPSPSSSPSSSPSSISSPSSSSSPSPSPSSSSIPSSRSSSSSSPSSSSSSSPSPAPAPVPAPAPPLSPSPAPAPAPAQPQPQLQLHLYPQLHLYPQPQLQPQLQLHLYPQLHLYPQLQLQPHSSPSPSSSSTSIPSSSSSSSSTSIPSSRPRPSSSPSPSSSSSSTSIPSSSPSPSPSSTSIPSSSSTSIPSSSSSPSPSSSSSPSSSPSPSSTTLDDTSHSDRHKPLWTTQATLTDTSHSGRHKPL; encoded by the exons AACCACAGTGAGAGGGTCATGTCTGGGGCTCTGAACCCCAGTGAGAGGGCCATGTCTGGGGCTCTGAAACCCAGTGAGAGGGTCATGTCTGGGGCTCTGAACCACAGTGAGAGGGTCATGTCTGGGGCTCTGAACCCCAGTGAGAGGGCCATGTCTGGGGCTCTGAACCCCAGTGAGAGGGCCATGTCTGGGGCTCTGAAACCCAGTGAGAGGGTCATGTCTCGGGGTCTGAACCACAGGGAGAGGGTCATGTCTGGGGCTCTGAACCACAGGGAGAGGTTCATGTCTGGTCCTGGGGCAGGGTGTTTAAGTCCTGGGGGCAGGGTGTTTAAGTCCTGGGG CTTCATCCCCAGCCCTAGCTCCTTCCCCAGCCACATCCCAAGCTCTATCcccagctccatccccagccccagctccatccccagccccagctccatccCTAGCtctagccccagccccagccccagctccatccctagccccagctccatccccagccccagctccatccCTAGCtctagccccagccccagccccagctccagccccagccccagctccatccccagccccagctccatccCTAGCtctagccccagccccagctccatccCTAGCtctagccccagccccagccccagctccagccccagccccagctccatccccagccccaaCTCCATCCCTAGCTctagccccaaccccagccccagctccatccCTAGCTCTAGCtctagccccagccccagccccagctccagccccagctccatcCCTAGCtctagccccagccccagccccagctcgaGCTCTGCCCCAGCTCCAGCTCTATCCCCAGCTCCAGCTCCATCCCTAGCtctagccccagccccagccccagctccagccccagccccagctccagccccagctccagccccagctccagctctATCCCCAggtccagccccagctccagccccagctccagccccagttCCATCTCTAGCCCCAGCTCCAGCTCTAGCCCCATCCCCAGACCCAGCTCCAGCTCTAtccccagctccagctccagctctagccccagctccagctctagctccagccccagcccagccccagctccagtcccagccccagctccaCCTCTATCCCcatccccagctccagccccagccccagccccagcccagccccagccccagctccagctccacCTCTATCCCCAGCTCCACCTCTatccccagccccagctccagccccagctccagccccagttCCATCTCTAGCCCCAGCTCCAGCtctagccccagccccagccccagctccagctctATCCCCAGCTCCAGATCCAGCTCCAGCTCTAGCCCCAGCTCCAGCTCTagctccagccccagcccagccccagctccagtcccagccccagctccaCCTCTATCCCcatccccagctccagccccagccccagcccagccccagccccagctccagctccacCTCTATCCCCAGCTCCACCTCTatccccagccccagctccagccccagctccagctccacCTCTATCCCCAGCTCCACCTCTAtccccagctccagctccagcccca ctccagccccagtcccagctccagctccacctctatccccagctccagctccagctccagctccacCTCTATCCCCAgctccagacccagacccagctccagccccagtcccagctccagctccagctccacctctatccccagctccagccccagtcccagtcccagctccaCCTCTATCCCCAGCTCCAGCTCCACCTCTAtccccagctccagctccagccccagccccagctccagctccagccccagctccagccccagccccagctcca CCACTCTGGACGACACAAGCCACTCTGACCGACACAAGCCACTCTGGACGACACAAGCCACTCTGACCGACACAAGCCACTCTGGACGACACAAGCCACTCTGA